The Ooceraea biroi isolate clonal line C1 chromosome 3, Obir_v5.4, whole genome shotgun sequence genome contains the following window.
GAGAAGAATTTAGGACAAATTGTTTGAAAGTAAAAGTATTTtcatatgtattaaatttacCTGTTATGTTTCGATGATATGTATATCAAACTGTGTGAAACAAACAACATTCCATTctgaaaagataaaaacagGCAATATAGTAACaaatgaaattggaaaattgtggcagtaaatttttaaaataaaattacaagtgCTATCAAATGACAACATTGCTTCAAATATCaatgtagtatgtatatataatgtattatctataatattttatattattaggtgtacaaattaatttggcTTTTTtgttttgaagaaattaagcCTTtgtttactttctttttgagaTTCCTCAGCTACCTGAAAGATGAAGAAAAGGATggcaaatattttgaagattgacatgtttattatctttttgtaATAGGACTCCAGAAagtatcgaattaatttgcacactttaattataaactcatttttatagtattagtatttatcataatattagtataacattttaaaaagGCTCTCATATGGTATTGCAATGGACACGAGTTATCAAATGGCAACATTGTTTTAAATGGCAATATATTATGTGtgttaaattacattatgtgTCATGTTATAAACTAGTCAATTTACAATGCGAGACTgccacaattttttaattcgtcCCATGTACGTtactttacattttatttatgtatttccttattaatgtaacatttttacatttaaactGCCTACAAAATACAACGGGGTTTATTTATgagtataaaaatgtttttattgcaGCGCGGATGACTGGCAATGTAGTAAATGTGGTAATGTAAATTGGGCCCGCCGGCAACAATGTAATATGTGTAATGCGCCGAAGTTTGGTGAGATAGAGGAGCGCACAGGGTACGGAGGTGGATATAACGATCGAGGAGTCGTCGAGTATAAGGAAAGACgagacgaggacgacgaaTACGACGAGTTTGGACGGCGCAAGAAAAAACGGAAACTCGAGAAAAACTCTGACGATGATTCCAAGGATTCCAAGTACAGCAGTCCGTCTCGTAGTAAATCCAGAAATAAAGAGGAAAGGGGCAAGGAAAGGGATAAGGAGGAGCAAGAGGaaaacgtaataatttatgtttaataatatataataataaaataatagcgcAAATTGAGAAGCGTGACACGCTACGatgaacaaattttttcaattgcaCTATTACAATTGAGATTGAAATTGTGGATTGGTAAATTGCAGGAGGACGAAGAGGATGATGAGGAAGAGGACGGTGACTTGTCCAAGTACGATCTCAGTGAGTGGGATGATTTAGCGCCAGTCAAGAAAAGGTGACTATGCACGCACGGTCGTGCAATTGTCCGTCATAAATTTTACCgtgaattttttttctatttttttcagcACGAATGGAAGTACCATATCGTTGGAAGTGCAACGGTCAAGGTAATTAATAGTGGTAATGCCATGCAAAATACATTTCTATTATCCATAAAAATGAATTAACgttgttacattatttattgatgtAATTAGCGATATTTTCCTGAGTTTAAATTAACGACGATCGTATCGTTAAATGTCATTCTCATTACAAGATATGAAACCTATTTATAGAAATGGAGATGATCGGCGCGGTTCAGGCACGTCCAACCAATGAAAGAAGCTGTACAGAAGGACAGGTTTGACTTGGGTTTCGggtataaaattgattatgatGATGAGTTGCAGACAGCATACAGTTTGATGATGAGTTTgctaaataatgtataatccCAGATCCTTAAGACTTTTAAAGAATAGCCTGCTTTTATTGCGATTGCATCTTGATATATCGCATAAAGACATCAAGTATTTCGAGATTTAGCGAGTCGACTTAGcaaactttaaaaaaaaacgcatgCCTCTCACTCGACGCGTGACTTTTTTACAGGTGAACAGGAGATTCGAAGGGACGTAACCAGCAACTCTCTCGGCAACTAAGAGATATACACGACGCAACAAGTTTTAGTAATTTAGTGTGCACCTTTGAATATAAAGTGGCCGATAAATACGATATGACTTACTACAAACGAAAGTCCACTAACACGATAAgctttacatttataattgaGCTGATAGCTTCGTTGATCCCGAGGAGGCAGGTTCACACATCTTGCCTCCTCAGGAGTGTCTTCTATTCGCGCGAATATATCGTTATTATTCCAAATGGTTGCAAAGAGTTTACGGGAAACACCTCGGCGCAAGTAGTGTTTCGCTAGTGAAATATAACGGTGGAAATGCTCGACGATTTCCAACCGGAATCTATAGAAGAAATTGTACACAGCTCGTTTTACAGGCTAAACATGATATTGTAGAAAAAGATCTTACTCCTACGTAAAACAGATCATCAACGTTCTGCGCAAGCAAGATCGTCGCAGTGCTCTAAAACTCCTATTACGTTGTTACGAGTCCATGTCGGTATAGCTGTGTCACTGCTTCACGTATTGCTCAAGTTATCggaagagaaatttaattttcctcttcttcccttTTGTTCTCTTATTACGTCTCTGCATCTTTATTCATCTATTTGAAATTAAGTACGGAACGTAGCGTTTGGGAAAACATTTCCCAaacaaaacaaatttatatattgaccTCTTTTTCTTGGGAAAGAAGGATCGAGGAAGCAAAAGAATATACGTTTGCTCGCTTCGGTTTATCACAGATTTGAATAAATTGGAGTAACAGCCTGTCGTTTCGAAAAAACGTAGCGCAAGATTGAACGCGATTTCTTTCACGTGGACGTGAATTTGTCTCATATACACCGACGATCGTTCTTGAATTGCAAAACGATTATCGATCAAATATCGTACTGACTTCttgtaaatatctttatttttcatttataataaaaatcattcatcAACAACATAATTGTTCTTAGCCAATTACTTTTTGTCCTTACAAAGTAAACTACAGGTAAAAGGTGAAAAGGATAGAAGGGGGTCATGATTATGCACAGAATTGGTCACGAGGGAAATCGATGAAGGAATGGACGAAGGAGCAGGACGGGCGATACTGAAGGATTATGTTGCaacaagtatatatatatataatatatatatataatatatataatatgtataatatatatagtatatatgtacaataataaatttgagcTTGTTTGACTGCGTTAAGTATTTACTGATAAAGGAAGGATGAATTACGGCGCCGACATTTTGTCGCAAAATGTCGCTAGTTGCGCTGCAGTAATTCTACGCACAATTATTACTTTACCTCGAGTAGTCGTTATGAACAAAAACGCGAGAGGAGAAACCTTTGTTCgtttccttcctctttctcctttttttttctttatacacTCGAGTTATAGTAATATGTTCCTAATATTTAGCCATGTGCACCTCAATCGATAAAGATttctacaaaaaaaaagagaacagaAAAACCAGATTGTACATCAGTATTTACATAAACGCGTAGGCAAGTACGCACTTACGCGCATTCATTACACGTTTAGAATTTACAGATAGTCCCGGAAGATACTAAAACCAGACTCTTAAACTAACAAACtcgaaaaatgtaaaactcGATATTGTTAGTCCAGAACTCACAGGACgaaaaaaaaagcgaaaaagaacgacATAATACACGTGTAAAAAAACGATAAACAAAAAATGGAGCTAGAATTTTTGCGTCGCATCTAGTCGTGAAGATTGTACTTCTAATATCTCATAGATATACTCgtcaatatttatcattactcATTTTTCCGTTCTTTACAAGAGAATTTTATCTAGCATAGTTTACACTTCCAGAATTATCTCGCATAATTAATAGAAACATCCCTGATAGATTAAAGGTAGGTATAGACAGgcaggtaggtaggtaggtagataagtagatagagagagagagagagagaaaaagagagcgaaagaagATAGAAAAAGGGACGCTGAAAGGCCACCGTAgtaatcgtcgtcgtcacgaTATGAATCAACCGGGCAGTTTTTACTTCGGCATGAAAAACTGCTGATGCGAATGCGAGTTTGGCGGTGGGTGTAGATTCGGATGAGGCGGCCCGCTGCCTCTGGTACCGGTGGCGTAAAGTTGTTGCTGGAAGTTGTGAAATTGTTGAGCGTAATTTGGATCAGACATGCTAGGTCCGCTACCGACGAATGGGCTGTTCTTGAAGTTGCCAGTCGCTCCACCCATGCTAGGCGGGAGAGGTTGAGTGGCATCGGGGGG
Protein-coding sequences here:
- the LOC105280664 gene encoding zinc finger Ran-binding domain-containing protein 2 isoform X1, with product MDSKVDDENQRSINEGDWVCPDSQCANINFARRNSCNRCGKDRGECPKKKKLGQEIGKAAAEKSRGLFSADDWQCSKCGNVNWARRQQCNMCNAPKFGEIEERTGYGGGYNDRGVVEYKERRDEDDEYDEFGRRKKKRKLEKNSDDDSKDSKYSSPSRSKSRNKEERGKERDKEEQEENEDEEDDEEEDGDLSKYDLSEWDDLAPVKKSTNGSTISLEVQRSRNGDDRRGSGTSNQ
- the LOC105280664 gene encoding zinc finger Ran-binding domain-containing protein 2 isoform X3, translating into MDSKVDDENQRSINEGDWVCPDSQCANINFARRNSCNRCGKDRGECPKKKKLGQEIGKAAAEKSRGLFSADDWQCSKCGNVNWARRQQCNMCNAPKFGEIEERTGYGGGYNDRGVVEYKERRDEDDEYDEFGRRKKKRKLEKNSDDDSKDSKYSSPSRSKSRNKEERGKERDKEEQEENEDEEDDEEEDGDLSKYDLSEWDDLAPVKKRNGDDRRGSGTSNQ
- the LOC105280664 gene encoding zinc finger Ran-binding domain-containing protein 2 isoform X2 encodes the protein MDSKVDDENQRSINEGDWVCPDSQCANINFARRNSCNRCGKDRGECPKKKKLGQEIGKAAAEKSRGLFSADDWQCSKCGNVNWARRQQCNMCNAPKFGEIEERTGYGGGYNDRGVVEYKERRDEDDEYDEFGRRKKKRKLEKNSDDDSKDSKYSSPSRSKSRNKEERGKERDKEEQEENEDEEDDEEEDGDLSKYDLSEWDDLAPVKKSTNGSTISLEVQRSR